The following proteins are encoded in a genomic region of Streptococcus cristatus AS 1.3089:
- a CDS encoding competence/damage-inducible protein A gives MKAEIIAVGTEILTGQIVNTNAQFLSEKLASLGVDVYFQTAVGDNENRLLSVLEIAKERSDLIILTGGLGPTEDDLTKQTLAKFVGRDLSFDPAAVEKLDRFFASRPDYARTPNNERQAQLVTGSTPLPNATGLAVGGLLEADGVTYVVLPGPPSELKPMVNNELVPLLSTGQKLYSRVLRFFGIGESQLVTILAEMIEQQSDPTIAPYAKTGEVTLRLSTKALSQAEADAKFEAVEKSILAHQTFEGQPLSEIFYGYGDDNSLAQVAFDLLKSQGKTISAAESLTAGLFQATLADFAGASSIFSGGFVTYSMEEKSRMLDIPLEELEQHGVVSAFTAGKMAEQARKLTRSDLAVSLTGVAGPDSLEGHPAGTVFIGLASESGTEMIEVNIAGRSRRDVRKIAVMHAFNLVRKTLLKN, from the coding sequence ATGAAAGCAGAAATTATTGCTGTGGGCACAGAGATTCTGACAGGTCAGATTGTCAATACCAATGCCCAGTTTTTATCTGAAAAGCTAGCTAGTCTAGGAGTTGATGTCTATTTTCAGACGGCAGTGGGGGACAATGAAAATCGTCTTCTCTCTGTCCTAGAAATTGCCAAAGAGCGCAGTGATTTAATTATCCTGACAGGGGGATTGGGACCAACAGAGGATGATTTGACCAAGCAGACCTTGGCTAAATTTGTCGGTCGAGATTTGAGCTTCGATCCAGCGGCTGTGGAAAAGTTAGATCGTTTTTTTGCTAGCCGACCGGACTATGCCCGAACGCCCAACAATGAACGTCAGGCCCAGCTGGTGACAGGCTCGACTCCGCTACCAAATGCGACTGGCTTAGCTGTTGGCGGTTTATTAGAAGCCGACGGAGTGACCTATGTGGTCCTGCCTGGCCCACCTAGCGAGCTCAAACCTATGGTCAATAACGAGCTGGTTCCCCTCCTATCCACAGGACAGAAATTGTATTCACGGGTGCTCCGCTTCTTCGGTATTGGCGAGAGTCAGCTGGTAACTATTTTGGCCGAGATGATTGAGCAACAAAGCGATCCGACCATTGCACCTTATGCAAAGACGGGCGAAGTGACCTTGCGATTGTCCACCAAGGCTTTGAGTCAGGCAGAAGCTGATGCCAAGTTTGAGGCTGTGGAAAAGTCTATTTTGGCGCATCAGACTTTTGAGGGACAGCCTTTGTCTGAGATTTTCTACGGTTATGGAGACGACAATTCGCTTGCTCAAGTGGCCTTTGACTTGCTCAAGAGTCAAGGAAAGACGATTTCGGCGGCGGAGAGTCTGACAGCAGGACTCTTTCAGGCCACCTTGGCTGATTTTGCTGGAGCTTCTTCCATTTTTTCAGGTGGCTTTGTCACCTACAGCATGGAGGAAAAGAGCCGGATGCTGGATATTCCATTGGAAGAGCTGGAGCAGCACGGCGTTGTTTCTGCTTTTACGGCTGGGAAAATGGCAGAGCAGGCTAGAAAGCTGACTCGGAGTGACTTGGCTGTCAGTCTGACAGGCGTGGCAGGACCAGATTCGCTGGAAGGCCATCCAGCTGGGACAGTTTTTATTGGCCTAGCGAGTGAATCA